The Gymnogyps californianus isolate 813 chromosome 5, ASM1813914v2, whole genome shotgun sequence genome contains a region encoding:
- the DTD2 gene encoding D-aminoacyl-tRNA deacylase 2, translating to MAAARPAAARALLQQCVSARLQVKPPERGSEAEWVEIQRGLVIYICFFKGADEDLVPKIVNMLLNVKLSENESGEYVSVLDLPGDVLIIPQATLGGKPKGRKMQYHANIEKEKGLELYSQFVTLCEKELAANAKCVEAGVLIKHGTYGNRQVLKLDTNGPYTHLIEF from the exons atggcggcggcgcggccggcggcggctcgggccctgctgcagcagtgcgTGTCCGCCCGGCTGCAGGTGAAGCCGCCCGAGCGCGGCTCCGAGGCCGAGTGGGTGGAG ATCCAGAGAGGGCTTGTTATCTACATATGCTTCTTCAAAGGTGCTGATGAAGATCTTGTGCCAAAAATTG tcaATATGCTGTTGAATGTTAAATTAAGTGAAAATGAAAGCGGCGAGTACGTTTCTGTTCTTGATTTACCAGGTGATGTGTTAATCATACCACAAGCTACCCTAGGCGGTAAACCAAAGGGAAGAAAGATGCAGTACCATGCaaacattgaaaaagaaaaagggctgGAACTTTATTCTCAGTTTGTGACTTTGTGTGAAAAAGAACTGGCTGCCAATGCCAAATGCGTGGAAGCAGGTGTGCTCATCAAGCACGGCACATACGGAAACAGGCAGGTGTTAAAACTGGATACAAATGGACCTTACACTCATTTgattgaattttga